Proteins from a single region of Chaetodon trifascialis isolate fChaTrf1 chromosome 10, fChaTrf1.hap1, whole genome shotgun sequence:
- the appl2 gene encoding DCC-interacting protein 13-beta — translation MPAVHHKLLLEEALQDSPQTRSLLSVFEEDAGMLTNYTNQLLQSLQRVFGAQSEMGLATEQLSQQLLEYEKKNFALGKGDEEVITTLQNFAKTVGELNSLHTELANQMADSMVFPLIQFREKDLTEISTLKEIFGIATDEHEAAMVKYSRLPKKKENEKLKSDLVKEVAYTRRKQHQASLQYYCALNALQYRKRIAMLEPMLGYTQAQISFFKKGIELVSKKMDMFLSSVSNMTQNIQAQLDAEAEIMRGSQRELLSVEDAVYMPDKETEPVNRTLIQKAGYLNIRNKTGLVTTAWDRLYFFTQGGNLMCQPRGAVAGGMVLDLDNSSVMAVECEDRRYCFQITSPSGKTSMILQAESKREYEEWICTVNNISRQIYLTDNPEAVAIKLNQTAIQAVTPITSFEKRPEGSPNPDRAKPGGVHTASGSSQKTGAASESEDLIAPGTPIQFDIMLPASEFQDQNRAGGRRTNPFGETDDDCSAESDDSLLQQVFAVRFLGSMAVRCGNNQEVIYEAMRQVLAARAIHNIFRTTESHLMVTSSNLRLIDPQTQVTRISFQLGEVCQFAAHQENGRLMGFVVEGRDWSDGDEEGEPSFSAFVFESNTEGEKICYTISLAKDITEAKKDPEALAQLMKNMPLTNDGKFLLLEPETGDTTNGAGQEDLESEA, via the exons ACTCGCTCCCTGCTCAGTGTGTTTGAGGAAGATGCCGGGATGCTTACGAACTACACCAACCAGCTGCTACAGTCGTTGCAGCGGGTGTTTGGAGCCCAG AGTGAGATGGGATTGGCCACAGAGCAGCTCTCACAGCAGCTTCTGGAATATGAGAAGAAA AATTTTGCCCTAGGAAAAGGTGATGAAGAGGTAATCACCACGCTGCAGAACTTCGCCAAAACTGTAGGGGAG CTGAACTCGCTCCACACTGAGCTAGCCAACCAGATGGCTGACAGCATGGTTTTCCCATTGATCCAGTTCCGAGAGAAAGACCTCACAG AGATAAGCACACTGAAGGAAATATTTGGCATCGCCACTGATG AGCATGAGGCAGCTATGGTCAAATACAGCCGATTGCCCAAGAAGAAGGAGAATGAGAAG CTGAAGTCGGACTTGGTGAAGGAGGTGGCCTACACCAGAAGGAAGCAGCACCAGGCCTCACTGCAGTATTACTGCGCCCTCAACGCCCTGCAGTATCGGAAGAGAATAGCTATGCTCGAACCCATGCTAGGCTACACGCAGGCACAG ATCAGCTTCTTCAAGAAAGGCATCGAGCTGGTTTCAAAGAAGATGGAcatgtttctctcctctgtgtccaaCATGACGCAAAA TATCCAGGCCCAGCTGGATGCGGAGGCGGAGATCATGCGTGGGTCTCAGAGGGAGCTTCTGTCCGTGGAGGACGCTGTCTATATGCCAGATAAGGAAACTGAGCCCGTCAATCGCACACTCATCCAGAAGGCTGGCTACCTCAACATTAGGAA TAAAACCGGCCTTGTGACCACGGCCTGGGACCGACTGTACTTCTTCACCCAGGGGGGGAACCTCATGTGTCAGCCGCGCGGGGCGGTGGCGGGGGGCATGGTGCTGGACCTGGACAACAGCTCCGTCATGGCTGTGGAGTGCGAGGACAGACGCTACTGTTTTCAGATAACCTCCCCCTCAGGCAAAAC GTCAATGATTCTACAGGCTGAGAGCAAAAGGGAATATGAAGAA TGGATTTGCACTGTGAACAACATATCCAGACAGATCTACCTGACTGACAACCCAGAG gcTGTGGCTATAAAACTGAACCAAACCGCCATCCAGGCGGTCACCCCCATCACCAGCTTTGAGAAAAGACCAGAAGGCTCACCCAACCCTGACAG AGCCAAGCCAGGAGGTGTACATACTGCCAGTGGCAGTTCCCAGAAGACGGGGGCTGCTTCAGAATCAGAGGACCTGATAGCCCCTGGGACACCCATTCAATTTGACATCATGCTTCCGGCCTCTGAGTTTCAGGACCAGAACAGGGCTGGGGGGAG ACGCACAAATCCATTTGGAGAAACGGATGATGACTGTTCAGCAGAAAGTGACG ACTCCCTCCTGCAGCAAGTGTTCGCTGTGCGCTTCCTGGGCTCGATGGCGGTGCGCTGTGGCAACAATCAGGAGGTCATCTATGAGGCCATGAGGCAGGTGCTGGCTGCCCGAGCCATCCACAACATCTTCAGGACCACTGAGTCCCACCTCATGGTCACCAGCAGTAACCTCAG GTTGATTGACCCTCAGACTCAAGTTACAAGAATAAGC TTCCAGCTCGGAGAGGTGTGCCAGTTTGCGGCTCACCAAGAGAACGGGAGGCTGATGGGATTCGTGGTTGAGGGCAGAGACTGGAGCGACGGCGATGAGGAGGGAGAGCCTTCATTCAGCGCCTTCGTCTTTGAGAGCAACACAGAGGGCGAAAAG ATCTGTTACACCATAAGTTTGGCGAAGGACATCACAGAAGCTAAGAAG gACCCGGAGGCCCTGGCCCAGCTGATGAAGAACATGCCTCTAACCAATGATGGAAAGttcctgctgctggagcctgaGACGGGCGACACGACCAACGGAGCGGGACAAGAAGACCTGGAATCTGAGGcctag